In one window of Arachis ipaensis cultivar K30076 chromosome B06, Araip1.1, whole genome shotgun sequence DNA:
- the LOC107648309 gene encoding uncharacterized protein LOC107648309, whose protein sequence is MHIYSQVLEKLAPHIQQVSMESNGKGVLIDGVPLPFEAGEVGSNHDDSIVDFIRGNMNSEEAAQIPRRTTRSLASSSTQNFASSLVKFFLFSISFWSLVLSYIIIS, encoded by the exons ATGCATATTTATTCTCAAGTCTTGGAGAAGCTTGCCCCACACATTCAACAG GTCAGCATGGAAAGTAATGGAAAGGGAGTTTTGATTGATGGGGTACCTCTACCATTTGAAGCTG GTGAGGTAGGGAGCAATCATGATGATTCCATTGTTGATTTTATCAGAGGAAACATGAATTCAGAGGAAGCTGCACAAATTCCGAGAAGAACTACAAGGTCTTTAGCTTCATCTTCTACACAAAATTTTGCTTCATctttagttaaattttttttgttttctatttctttCTGGTCTTTAGTTTTATCctatattattattagttaa